From Spodoptera frugiperda isolate SF20-4 chromosome 27, AGI-APGP_CSIRO_Sfru_2.0, whole genome shotgun sequence:
GCTACATCTGGCATACAGAAAGTGTGGGTAATTAGAGATGACTACATATCAGCCACATTCATTGATCCTGGAGCAGCAGAGTTTTTCCAAAACACATTCAAGAATAAAGAGTCACAACCCAACCAAAAGACTGTTATTAGAAGACATGTATTTACTGAGGAAGATCAAGTGGTTTCTTTGAATAAAGATCTTAAGTCTGCAGCATTAGGTCCAGATTGGTACAGAAGACTAGAAGGAATCAAAGATGACAAGGGTGTACAAGAACTTGAGATTGTATACAAGGTTGAGATAAGTTCCGTTGAAGAGAAAAGTGATAAAGAGTTTCCTCTTGAAGTAGTACTTTCAAATGGTAGAACTATTGAGTGTGATTTTGTTGTATCTGCAACTGGTGTTGAACCTGCTGTGAACTTCTCATGGGATAAAGAACCTGTGAAAGGGCCAGAAGGTGGTTTGGCTGTAAATGAGTTCCAAGAGACAtctataaagaatatttttgctGCTGGTGATGTTGCACATGCAGGATGGGAGCATGCTGCTCATTGGTTCCAGCTTAGACTGTGGACTCAAGCAAGACAAATGGGAGGAATGGCTGCTAAAGCAATGCATGGTAGAGTTGTAGGGGAAGAAGTGTTACAAGATTTTTGCTTTGAATTGTTTACACACTGCACCACTTTATTCGGATATCAAGTCATTTTACTGGGGAAGTATAATGCACAAGGATTAGGGAATGATTATGAAATCTTGCTGCGAATGACTCCTAACCATGAGTACATCAAGCTAGTCCTACAAAATGGAAAGCTGCAGGGAGCTATTCTAATTGGAGAAACAGACTTGGAAGAAATGTGtgagaatttaattttagatcAGTTGGATTTGACACCACTTGTGGATGATATTTTGAATCCAGATATTGATATTGATGACTATTTTGATTAAGGAAAACTGTGATTACCTACTAGTTGTtataacaatgtaaatattattaaaaataatatatttctatttatacatgtaaataataaaattattaatatttttgcagTAGTTTTTTTCCTTCTGCCTCTGATACTAAACATAACTGATGTGATATCAGTATTTTACATGGAGAGATTGTGCTGCAGAACTTGGTAAAGGTAGCTACATTATTggattaataaatcaattatagGATTTAAATCTGAGTCTGaacgattattatttaatagggaCTTTTACCTCCCCTCTAGCTGTAGCAACTGTCGTAAATGATAttctataatttaaatattcaagcATGGAACCAGTGATGATACGGGCCGGGCCGTGGTAGCGGTATTGCGGtacataaaaaattataaatattttacacgtgGTAGTGGAATTCGTCTCCGATCGATTTAATAGGGCTTATTCGGGCCTATTACTATCATCGATACTCATAAACTCGAGTAGTGACTCAAACATTCGTCTGACTCGATTAGAAAATGGATGAATGATGAATCATCAAAGCTAACGTTCGCACATATTTACTAAACCAACTTATTAACTACACTAAGTGAATCattgttattatattcttaTACATATTTTCGTGGAAATTGTCGATAGAAATTCTATTTTGTTATCAATgaaaaatgattaattttagttgattataatttaacagTTTCTGTAGctagaattaattaaaacctttttttatacaatgatatttcattaattttacagtATTCTGACAATCGATATCGAGAAtcgataatatattataatcgAATTCACAACACTATGATCGTCAAATGGTCGAGCGAGTCgtcaaaaattatttacagATTTGACGTGTTCCGTGTATTGTACACTGCGTGCATTGTTTTTCTCGATTTATtacttgctttacatttaaaactaaagTCTAATTTCAAAACATTGCATTGTAATCATAACGTATTTGAACAATAATATTCATCGATAATTAAATAAGTGCATAATTTTGTGTGTGAAAGTTAATAACTCGGGTCGTTTTATCCTTTGTTTAATAAATCCACCGACGTAGTATAGTTGAAGAATATTCAAGATGCCTATATTGTTTAGTGTCGTTGCCCGGGGTACAGTGCTTCTAGCTAAATATGCGTCGTGTGCTGGAAATTTCACAGAAGTTACGGAACAACTTCTGTCGAAGATACCTCCACATGATGATAAGTTGACATACTCTCATGGAAATTTTCTGTTTCATTACATTGCGGAAAACAAATTGGTTTATTTCTGCATCACTGATGATGTAAGTACAGTTTGTTTGTACCTAATCTCTAATATCTATAATTATGTCTGGACTTGtagtaagttttttaaatattgttttagaaaTTCCAACGTTCGAGAGCATTCTTATTCCTAAATGAGATCAAGAGGAGATTTACGACGGCGTTTGGCGACACAGCCCAGACAGCCATACCTTATGCTATGAATGGTGAATTTGCCCGAGTGCTAGCAACCGAGATGAAACATTACAGTGACTCTAAAGACTTGGACACCATATCTAGAGTCCACGGAGAGCTGGATGAACTCAAGAACATAATGGTTAAAAATATTGGTAAGTAAAGTAGCTAATTTAGTTGATTCCATTCTTATTGTAACCAATCTCCAATATAATATCCTAATTGGATATGTTTGACTCTAAACCAGTTTTAATTTGATCTCAATGACATAAGTTTCTGACTAGACATGAATATTGATATTCTATGTATTTTCTGGTAGGTAGAACCTTGACAGAAATAGATTTCATTAGCTAAATATCTATAAATTTTTAATGGCAGTTGAATTACAAACCTATTTCAATTCTAGTAGGGTATATTTAGgtgtaaatagtaataaattaatggtgTGTTCtaactattaataaatactatttgaCATATTAAAGCTAATGACCctaatttgtatgttttgaaaacaatcaATTAATTTTTCTTCTGATACTGATAACAAATAGTTTGTttgattatttgtaaaaattatgttatcagcCCTTATCTCTGTTTGTATGCATTATACCTAGCTATGTGTCATTAGCATGTGTGATGTAGTGCAGAGGTTTATTTACTCATAAAAGTGATTGacatatacatacctacctatttaattatgtgTGGTATTATAAGtcattatttgtttactttacaTGACGGACCAATGCTACATATTCATGCATAAATtacattcaattaattattataataaacagatATTTCAATTTGATTCTGTATACATACAGTAGCTACCCCCTCACGGTTTCAACCATCCTACTCAGCTTCTTTTGttcatagtgtgatgttttatagctttaaCCTTTTCCtcgataaaaatactttttcaaatcggacctgTAATTCTGGAAATTAGTGAgttgaaacaaacaaagtcttcagctttgtataataatataattgaaatttACTGATATATCACACTGAATACAAAAGGTTAATGTACTTGAATATGTTGTAAAGGATACAAAATAAGGAAACTACAGTAATAATAAAGTCTTATTCTGGTTTGACCTACTATTTCCTATCTTAGTACAGATTTCTATTCACACAATAGATAAAACAATGATTCATACAATTCAAGAATTGTTATTTGATGTGCATATTGTGTGTGTATAGCTTATCTCTTTAAAACCATGATACATTACTTTGTTGCATGTTAAAACCTATAGATAAAGAATGCAGAATTTGTtaaaaatgacaataattatgGCACAAATATTCTACTTAATATGGCCTTGGAAGTATTTATAGTTAAATGCATGCAACAAATTGTACCTGTGAAGGCATTGAAGGCCTTACAATAATTTCATGTAATGATTCAGTCATGTTTACAACATGATCTAAGATTCATGTAATTATGAAAGAAACTTCATGACTAACAAGACTGGTAATTTGTTTGATTAAACATCAATTGCTTGCATTGGTTCTCTGAAACTGTTGGTATAAAATGGCAGTGTGATGgtataataaaattcacattaatattatttatttaatttattccattTAACAGTTACAATGGTAGAAAACCAATTaaagtaacaatattttattattattattgtgcagTTGTTCTTATTCTTAACAAATGTTTAAGTACACAATGGTGCTTTTTTGCACAAAACAAAGGAAGTCTTATTGCAGTGATTATGATGACACACAGATGAAGCGTCCATGTTAAATTAAGATTGGtgggtgtttttttttgtatgtaactgtttttgtttttacccACCAGATCACGCCACTGAACCATTACTTCCTAGTAGgcaaatattttcttgtattgtatatttacaaacaatcGACTAGAACTAGGTTTGTGCTACAAAAACAACTATGATGTGGCAATACGCATTTATTCTTAATCTAAAGAACTAAACTATTTATAACACTGAGAACTGAATAACtctcatacaaataaaataaaaccgtttacaaacataatgtagttaattagaaaaataaatagctacGTTTTTAGTTCACTGTTTACCTACTTTAAAGTTGATCATTTGAATTAATGAagcgtttttaattaatttccagATACTATGGCGATGCGCGGGGAGAAATTAGAATTACTAGTGAATAAGGCAGACAATTTAGCAACTGGTGTAagtatttaacttttaattcgGTTTATCAGGATATACaccaaaaaacaataattttatcgttttcctgttttggaaaaataataaatgataagtatctatgtaaaaaagcataaaatacctatattaggTATTCGTTACTGACTACCTCATTAATATGTATCATCTAACTATTGAATGCAAGGACATTTCATAAATAACTGGTTTAAATGAAGAGAAACGTAATTTTAACCAAATATAAGAGATGCTCATAGTGACAAGATTTCCTTAAAAATAGGAatgagattttaattaattaacaagtaataataatactgttTCAGTCTGTCTCCTACCGCAACACATCGAGAACGCTGCAGCGGTCCCTGTTCTGGaaaaatgtgaaaatgtatGTCATAATGGGAGGAGTCGCAGCCCTAGCTGTATACCTGGTCGGAGCAATGGCTTGTGGCGGCCTCAAGTGGGGCAACTGCGTCTAATCTACACATAAAcatgtacatacatttataatactagaaCAACACATCAATGGTACCACTCGCCATTCATATCTCTATTTCGTACCCTATAAGAGCGATATTCGAAATGCAAGTTTTACCATTGACGTACGACAATCAAACGTATCAACATTAAAAAcgacattaaattaattccgatatacttttgaaacgttattGTTCTAACTAGTGTCGAATTATTCCCTTATCATAGTTTGTAATTTTACCGGGAATTCAATAGTGGCTTTAagtcatgttttatttattgtagaaaaCAGGGTTAAAAAAATAGCTGCGTCATTCTTTTTGCCAATTTGTATCAAATGCCATTTTTCAACCGATTGCAAAAACTGATATCTCTATCAGTTTTTATTACTATGAAATCACTACTACATTTTATCGGTAAGGTGACTCTTCTCGTCCTTACtagaatatttcatattatataaTCGCGTCAGTTATTTGTAATCTGATATCATTACACATGTACGTCTAAATTAGAGATAGCCGAGTAGGAAAACCTTCATCCGTATTTATGGCAGTCCCAACCCATTTATGGTCCATTTAATCTTTATCTAAACGATTAGAGATAAACATTTGATAAGAActttgcaaatatatttaatttaattattttttatggaatacaaaaaaaataaa
This genomic window contains:
- the LOC118263355 gene encoding vesicle-associated membrane protein 7 — its product is MPILFSVVARGTVLLAKYASCAGNFTEVTEQLLSKIPPHDDKLTYSHGNFLFHYIAENKLVYFCITDDKFQRSRAFLFLNEIKRRFTTAFGDTAQTAIPYAMNGEFARVLATEMKHYSDSKDLDTISRVHGELDELKNIMVKNIDTMAMRGEKLELLVNKADNLATGSVSYRNTSRTLQRSLFWKNVKMYVIMGGVAALAVYLVGAMACGGLKWGNCV
- the LOC118263826 gene encoding pyridine nucleotide-disulfide oxidoreductase domain-containing protein 1, yielding MPVTEVTYLVVGGGIAGVTCVETLAILHPEETLAIITASSLVKNVSNVSFFAKTIVKFDVNETEASSLMRIHPNLKIIFDSLKHVDTHNQIAYTYAGDEIKYKVMCICTGGVPKLIRDSDKSKRILGIRDTESVKEFQEKLKTGRRMVVVGNGGIASEIVHATSGIQKVWVIRDDYISATFIDPGAAEFFQNTFKNKESQPNQKTVIRRHVFTEEDQVVSLNKDLKSAALGPDWYRRLEGIKDDKGVQELEIVYKVEISSVEEKSDKEFPLEVVLSNGRTIECDFVVSATGVEPAVNFSWDKEPVKGPEGGLAVNEFQETSIKNIFAAGDVAHAGWEHAAHWFQLRLWTQARQMGGMAAKAMHGRVVGEEVLQDFCFELFTHCTTLFGYQVILLGKYNAQGLGNDYEILLRMTPNHEYIKLVLQNGKLQGAILIGETDLEEMCENLILDQLDLTPLVDDILNPDIDIDDYFD